The DNA segment GGTTAATTCTTCAATATTTTGTTCTTCATAGCGTTCTAAACGCTCTGCCATTTCATTAAAACTAAAAATTAACTCTTTAAGTTCGCCACCAACTGGTAAATCAATCCGCTGCTTAAAATTTCCCGCAGCAATGTTTTTGACTCCGACAAGTAGTTCTTTGATTGGTTTAGTAATATATAGCGCATTGAAAACCGCACCGAGAATTACCATTACCCAAATTGAAATAAATACGGCGATCGTGACATCCCGCGTGAGATTAGATGATGTGATGACAGTAGGATTGGGGTTTGTACCAATTGCTAAAACACCTAAATATGTACCATTGTGTGTTAAAGGCACAAAAACATCAGTCACAATACCATCAGGCGTACGATGCTGCCGCACCATTGGTAATTCTGCATTGGCAGCGTAGTCATCTGGCAGTTGAATGCGGCGCTCAATAGTTAATGAGTTTTGCACCTCCGAATCCCAGAAAGGTATGCCAAAGAAGATTTTGCCAGACTCATCAGCGTAGAGCATATAGCGCACGCTTGAGGTACTACTATAGAAGCGTTGTGAGAATTGGGCGACTTCTGTCAAATTATCTTCAGCAATTAGAGGGGCGACATTAGACCCCAGCAACAGACCAAGATCGCGACCAAAGCGAGTATCGTTAAGACGGGCATCTTGTTGAATGGTATTGACTGCCCAGAAAGTTAGACCGCTCATGATCAATGAAACCACCAACGTGGCAGCAGCCATTAGCTTAGTCTGGAGTGTAAACTCTGACCACCAATGGGCGATCGCTTCGCGAATTTTCTGCAGTAAAGCTAGCATCTTCTGTAAGTTGTTAGTGGTGGCTTCTGTTAAAACCTAACAACTAAAAATTAACAGCTTTTGATTTGACTCGGTAGCCAATATCACGCCGATAGTACATTTTCTCAAATTTAATGCAATTAACTGCTTGATAAGCAAGAGCGATCGCTTGTTCAAAGTTATCACCAGTTCCAGTGACTCCTAAAACTCGACCACCATCTGTGACGAGGGAAGGGGTGAGGGATGTAAGTTGGGTTCCAGCGTGGAAAACGTTTGCGCCTAATGCTTCTGCAGAGTCAATACCAGTAATGACTTTTCCTTTTTCATAAGTTCCAGGATAGCCGCCTGCAGCAATCACCACACAAGCTGATGCACCTGTTTTCCAAGCGATGGGAGGCATTTGTGCTAATCGCTGTTCTACACAAGCAAGTAATAAATCTTCCAAAGGTGTTTCGAGGAGCGGTAAAATTGCTTGAGTTTCAGGATCGCCAAAACGACAGTTGAACTCTAAAACTTTGAATTCCCCGTTGGGACTGATCATTAAACCAGCATAAAGTACGCCGCGATAGTCAATTCCCTTGTTTTTGAGAGTTGCGATCGCGCTTTGTAAAACTTTTGCTTCAACTTCTGCCATTAAATCTGAGGTGACAATGGGTGTAGGCGCATACACTCCCATGCCGCCGGTATTCTCCCCTGTATCACCTTCCCCGATGCGTTTATGATCTTGTGCAGGTAAAAGGGGGCGAATTGTTAAACCATCAGTGAGAGCTAAAACCGAGGCTTCTTGACCAGTTAAGCATTCTTCGATGACGACAAATTCCCCTTTACCAAATTGCCCTTGAAAAATGGCTTCGATTGCGCTGTGGGCTTGATCAATAGTTTCGGCAACTGTGACACCTTTACCAGCAGCTAAACCATCAGCTTTGACAACAATCGGTGCTCCTTGGGATTTTACATAATCTTTAGCAGCGGCAGCTTGATGAAATATGACGGCTTTTGCCGTGGGGATTTTTGCTTCTTGCATTAAAGCTTTTGCCCACGCCTTACTTGCTTCAATTTGTGCGCCAGCGCGTGTTGGACCAAACACTTTCGTTCCTTGGCGCTGTAAGTAATCTGTGATTCCCAGTGCCAGAGGAACTTCAGGACCAACGACAACCAGATCGATGTTATGCGATCGCGCAAATTCTCCGATACCATCAAAGTCTTCAACACTCAAAGGCAGATTTTGACAGCGTTCTAGCATTGCTGTCCCACCATTACCAGGCGCACAAAAGAGTTCAACTTGTGGCGATCGCAATAGTTTCCAAGCGATCGCGTGTTCGCGCCCTCCACTACCGATAACTAAGACTTTCACTTTAATCCTCGTGGCATTTTGGTAAATGGTAAATGGTAACTGGTAATTGGTAGTTGTTTTACTGCATTTTAGTTTACTGCCAGTTGAGCATTAGTCATCATTAATCTCCCTTTAACCAATTACCGAGTACCCTTTTTGCTGTGCGTAAATTGCTTTAAACTGTCTTTGTTGCAGTTTGTGATCCACAATTGGTAACGGATAGCCGAGAGCTTCTCTTTCTTGTTCAGAAATATTGCCACTGAGTAAATACTCGGTGTCTACCGAGCGTAATTCAGGCACCCATTGCCGAATATATTCGCCTTCAGGATCGAACTTTTGAGCTTGACTTGCAGGGTTAAAGATGCGTACAGGTTTGGGGTCCATGCCACTGGATGCACTCCACTGCCAGCCACCATTATTTGCTGAGAGATCGCCATCAATGAGTCGTTGATAAAAGTATTTTTCCCCTAAACGCGGATCGATTAACAAATCTTTAGTAAGGAAATTTGCCACAATCATGCGACAACGGTTGTGCATCCAGCCACTTTCGTTCATCTGACGCATGGCTGCATCGACAATTGGGTAGCCAGTTCTACCTTCGCACCAGGCTTGAAAAAGTTCTTCGTTGTTTTCATAAGGAAAATTTTTGAAAGCTTCGCGATAAGCTCCTGTTGCTAATTCAGGAAAGTGATACATTGCGTGTTGGTAGAATTCCCGCCAAGCCAGTTCTTGTTGCCAAGCGCGGATACTTGTATCAGTTTCGTCACTGCGGCTATTTTCTAATACGGCGATCGTTGCCGCCCACACTGTGCGAATGCCAATTGCACCAAATTTGAGCGCGGCGCTGAGTTGAGATGTTCCATCAATGGCAGGAAAATTCCGCTGTTCTTTGTACTCAGTAATCGCTTTGTAGGTAAATTCTTCTAGCCTTTCCTGCGCTGCAATTTCGCCTGGGGCAATGATTAAATCGCGATCCCAAATAAATCCTAAATCTTTAGCTGTGGGAAGTGGAATAACTCCTGCTTGCTGCGCAGTTTCTTGTTCTGCTGATGTTAACCCTGTGACACCTTGTAAAGTTGCTACAGGTTCAGCTTTGGGTTTACTGCTCCAGTTGCGCCAAAAAGGAGTAAATACAGTATAAGGCTGGTTAGAACCAGTGTAAATTTCATCAGGAGTGTGGAGAATTTGATCCCAGTTTTCGTGTAAAACTTGAATGCCCTTTTCTTTTAGAGCCTCCATCACAGCGCGATCGCGTTCTTGAGAATACGGCTCAACATCCCAATTCCAGAATACAGCTTGAGCATTCAACGCTGTGGCAAGCCTGGGAATCGCTTGTACGGGGTGATCGTGAAGAATGAGTAATTCACTACCAACTTCTGTATATCGCTGTTGTAGGGCTTGTAAACACCCAATCATGTAAGTTACGCGCACGGGAGCGACGTCATCGCGTTCTAGAATGTTGGGATCGAGACAAAACACCCCAACGACTTTTTGATGCTTGCTTGCGGCGGCTAGTCCGGTATTGTCTGAAATACGCAAATCACGACGGTGCCAGAATAAAGTTAAATTAGACATTAGGATTTAAAAATAGTTCTTTTGTACTAATAGTTTAAATGCTGTTAGCATCAGTTAATTGGGTTGATTCAGATCTTGGTTGTGAGATGAGTATCTTACTAGCTGCAAGAACATCGAACATCTAGTCAAAATCTGCTTGCCAATCAGGATTTCGATAATGCTCAAACAGACGCGCAATTTGGGAAGGAACAACGCGAGTGAGTGAAAGTTCTGGAAGATTTTGCTTTGCAAAGAAGGCTGCTTCTGATGTTTCTGTGCTTTCTGCTGGGCTACCACCAATTAATTGACATTGAAAAAAAAGTTTGTAGACGTGATGTCGTAGAGGTGGATGTCGATGACGCGGATGATTGCGATCGTATATTGCTAATAGTTTGACAATTTGTGTGTGATAACCTGACTCTTCGTACACTTCACGCACAACTGCATTGCTGGGTGATTCTCCTACATCAACCCATCCTCCAGGCAATGTCCAGCAGCCATCCTCGCGTTCTTTAACCAAAAGAATTTGATTATTATGAAAGACAACACCTCTAACGTCTATCTTAGGAGTTGCGTAACCTTCTTCTTTGCTAAATAAATCGCAGACATATGTTGGTATTTCATGAGCGTAAGTTGCCATGATATCAGCTGCAATTTGACGTATTTGCTGGTATCGTTCGCTATCGTAGGGACTTTGACTGTAAGTAAGTCCATTTTGCGCGATCGCCTGCAATTTTTGTGACCATTCCAGCCACTTGAGGCTCATAATCATCTCCTTTATGTACAGCCTAGCCTGGCGACTTCAGTCGCGGCTTAAAAACGAAGTCCACCTTCGTGGACTCATACCAATAAAAATTAGGTTTTACCCAATGAAATAAGCTATTTTCTATATAGCTGCGGTGTCGTGTGCCGAGTTTCTCAAGATTGATGCTAAATTTGATTCAAAAATGGTTTTGCCAGCAAGAAGCTAGAAATTGATTTAGCATCAACTGCTTCGCCATCTAAAATGGCTTGTTCTAATTCTTGTGGAGCCATCAGTACAGTTTCCATATCCTCATCGATATCTTGATGTGGTGGCTGTTCTAGTAATTCTAAATCCTGTGCTAAGAAAGCATAAATGACTTCATCAGAATACCCTGGAGCTAGGAAAAATTGTCCTAATTTTTGCCATTGGTGAGCGCGGTAGCCAGTTTCTTCTTGAATTTCTCTTTGAATTGTCTTAAAAGGATCTTCGTTAAGTTCTACGGTACCTGCTGGAAACTCTAAAAGTCGTCCTTGTACTGCAAAACGGTACTGTTTGAGAAGAATCAGCTTACCTTCTGGGGTGATAGGTACAGCTAGCGCACCTCCTGGATGACGAATGCATTCCCAGTCTCCTTCTGCTTGATTAGGGAGGCGCAGACGACTCACTTCAAAATCAAATTTGCGTCCGCGATAGTAGAGATGCTGTCTGAGTAGTTGTGGAGGTTCTTTACCTGGGGGCATAAGCGAGGGGCTAGGAGTGAGGGGTTAGGGGCGAGGGGATCAATAATTATGTTTAACTCGTTAATACGATTTCAAAGACGAATAACACCAGAACAGTCTACCTCTTGAACGAGTTGGGCGATCGCTTTACCGGATACAGGTTCAATCCAATTCGGAGCAATTTCTGCTAAAGGTACTAACACAAAGGCGCGATCGCGCATACGTGGATGGGGAATTTGCAGTGTTGGAGTATCAAGAATGAAATCGTCGTAAAGTAGTAAGTCAAGATCGAGCGATCGCGGTCCCCAGCGTTCTCGCCGTATTCTACCGAATTGAGCTTCAATATCCAATAGAATTTCTAGTATTAACTGTGGAGCCATTTGTACTTGCAACACAACACAGCCATTAATATAATCTGGTTGTGGTGGACCAACAGCAGCGGTTTGATACCAGCTTGATTGAGCTATTAAAGTGATATGAGGCGTAGCGCTTAAACTTTTTAATGCAGCTGCTACGGTATTGCGAGAGTCTCCTAAATTACTTCCCAGTGCGATCGCACATAAACCATGTGTCTTCAACTTCTACTATCCTGTCACTCATTAGATCAAATCTATTCACCTCAACTCTAACCATGCCACTAATCACCGGTAAAGTTGGGGCTAATGAATTTCTGATTTTTAGCTGCTGTGCGTTTTGATATTGATTTCTTGATCTCTACTCCACCAGCGAAAACTCAGTTTCAGTTGCTCGATTCACAACGTTGCTTTCCATCAAGTCGTAAAATAGACAAAAAATAAAATAACTAATAAATGGGCTGCATTTGAAATGGAGTGAAGCGAGGAAGTAACGTGCCAAATATGCCCTGGTTTAAGGAACAAGAAGCAATCCGTAACACTGAACCAGCAAAAAAAACTAAGACAACTCCAAGTCGTCAGCAACTTCCCCGCCGGAAAATTGCCAAAATTGTGACTCAGATCAAGCAACTAGTGTCCTCATCTACAGGAAAGCACCCGCAACATCGTCGTTCGCTTTGGTTTATTGGTATTGGGGGTAGTGCGATCGCCTTAGGCGGAATTTGGTTTTCTATTGAGCAAAGTTTGCCTCAAACAGCAGAACTATTTACGGTGGTACGAGATGAAACTCTAACGATTAAAGCTGCCGATGGTACTATTCTGCAACAAACTGGACCAGCAACTCGCGAACAACTCAAGCTAGCAGAAATTCCTGAGCCATTAGTGCAAGCATTTATTGCTTCAGAAGATCGCCGTTTTTATCAACACAATGGGATCGACTACCAAGGAATTGCTAGGGCAACACTGTCTAACTTGCGCTCTGCCAACGTTGTGGAAGGTGGTAGTACGATTACACAGCAGCTTGCCAGAATTCTGTTTTTAAATCAAGATCGCACAATTTGGCGCAAACTGAAAGAAATTCGGCTCTCGCAGAAAATAGAAGCAAATTTAACCAAAGAACAGATTCTAGAGCGCTATCTCAACTTAGTATATTTAGGCGAGGGTGCGTATGGCGTTGCAGATGCTGCATGGGTGTATTTCAGTAAACCAGTAGACGAGCTGACTTTACCAGAAATGGCAATGATTGCGGGTTTAGCCCCTGCCCCAAGCCGTTACTCGCCAGCAGTAAATTTAGCAACAGCACAACAACGGCGGAATTTAGTCTTACAAAGAATGCGTGAGGATCAAGTACTTGATGCAGCAACCGCAACTGCAGCAAGAACTGCACCGATTACTCTCAATACCAATTTACCCAAGCGCCTCCAAGTTACAGCACCCTACTTCACAACTTATATCCAAAAGGAATTACCCAAGTATGTTGCGCCAGAAGTCATTGAAGCGGGTGGTTTAATTGTCGAGACAACATTAAATGCGCAGTGGCAAAATGCAGCAGAGACAGCAGTCAAGAACACCGTCACAAACAATGGTAGGTGGCAAAATTTTGAGCAAGCCGCCTTGGTAGCAATTAATCCTCGCAATGGTGAAATTAGAGCTTTAGTAGGTGGAAAAGACTTTGAGAAAAATCAGTTTAACCGCGCTACTCAAGCACAGCGTCAGCCAGGATCGACATTTAAAGGCTTTGTCTATACAGCAGCGATCGCTACAGGACTTTCTCCTTACAATTCCTACTTGGATGCTCCTTACATCGTCGAAGGATACGAACCAAAAAACTATAGCCGTGAGTTTCGTGGTTGGCTAACAATGCGGGATGCTTTGACAAGTTCGATTAATACGATCGCAGTTAAGGTCCTGATTGACGTAGGCTTTGATCCCGTGATTAAACTCGCACAACAAATGGGAATCAAGTCACAACTACAACCGATGTACTCGCTTGCACTTGGTTCATCTGAAGTTAATTTACTCGAACTCACAAGTGCTTATGGTACGCTTGCAACTCAAGGCATGCACGTAGAACCACACGGAATTCGCCGAATTCTCAACCGGAGTGGAGAAGTTCTTTACAGTACTGAACATAAACCAAAGCGAGTTTTAGATCCAGGTAGCGCGGCAATTACAACTTGGATGCTACAAAATGTAGTGCAAGCAGGAACCGGACGCCCTGCATCTTTAAATCGTCCTGTTGCTGGAAAAACAGGAACTTCAGATGAATCACGCGATCTCTGGTTCGTGGGCTATATTCCGCAACTTGTTGCTGGGGTTTGGCTAGGAAACGATAACAATGAACCAACTTGGGGTAATAGCGGTACTGCTGCTGCTACCTGGCGTCAATTTATGATGAGCGCAGTAGAAGATATCCCAGTAGAAGATTTCTCAGAACGTCCAACTTTAACAGGGCGCAAGGGTAGTATTAAGGCACAACCGATTAAACCGAAGCGAGTTTCAACGAGGAGAAGACCTTCATCTAACAGAAATTCTGATTTGAGCAACAACCGTCGCAGAAGTTATCGCCGCAATCAGTCAGAAGCAATCGCACCTCAACCTAGAAGGCGATCGCGTCGTCGTAACGAACGCCCAGCCTCACCTCCTGTCAATCCAGGAAGCGCTCAAACACCTACACCACCGCAAGGAGAACTACGAGAACGTTTACGCAACCTGCGCCAGTCTGATACTCCAAGAAAAGAGCTACCTCCAGCTAACAGTTCTTCTGGAACGTCTGATGCTGGTTATGTTGTACCGACGAAAGAGTGATGAGTGGTTGTAGGAGTGTGGGAGTGTGGGAGTGTGGGAGAGATTTAATTATTATTGTTCTTTACTACCCGCCTACCCTGTGTCCTCTGCTTCTCAAATTCCGATCTCTCACATTGGGATCAAACTTGGGGTGGATGTAAGTTATATTGTGTTTTTATACGGTCTTAAAAGCAGTACTGACTAAATATAGGAAGAATAATCATGGAAATATTAATGCAAGCAGCAACAGATAACGTTCCTCACTTTCCCGTTGCTGCTACCGCAGCTATTGTTGTTGGCTTTATCGCTGCTACTACTATTGGTTCGATCGCTTGGTACAACTCCAAACGCCCCGTTGGTTGGGAAAATAAAGAGCGCCCAGATATTGTGCCAGAGGTTAAGAAAGAAGAAACTCCAGGTGTTGGTGAGCCAAAATCTTAGTTATTATCTGTGCTATTTTATACCTAGCTTTGAGTGCTGACCCAGCGTCGGTAAAGCGTCTGAATTCCTTTGAGTACAGTAGAGTAAGCTCTTTGAGGAGAACTATCTGCTGTATCCAATGATTGTAATTTGGTAAGAAGTCGTGCTTCTTCTGTTGCTACTTCTCCATCACGGTAAATCAAGCCACTGATAGCTTCTAGTAAATCTTGGTAAGCTTCAGAACCAGGGTGCTCTCCTAAATACTCTTTTATCCATTCGTAGCACTCAGTTGGCTGCACAGTCTTGAGTTCATTGAGCAAAGGCTGAATTTCTGGATCGGCAGCCACGTCTTTTTCTATTGCTACTTTATGTAAATATTCTCTTTCTTCGGGTTGGATGACTCCATCTACCCAAGCAGCCCCAATCAAGATTTTTACTAACTTTTTTACACTAGCTTTGTCTTCTTTCATGTAATTTTGTCCTCAGATTTTGAAAAATTAGCAATTTTATTTCACGATACAAGTTTATTCTGATTCTTTCTGTAAACGAACTATAAAGAATCCATCCATTGCTTGGTGATGAGGTAACACTTTCATCCACCCTGCGGTTGTAGCATAAGGGAAACCTAGAGAGTTTGCAGCGGGACTTTCTATTCTCCAACGCGGATGGTGCGTCAAGAAATCTTGAACGATCGCTTCATTTTCTTCGGGATGTAAAGTACATGTCGCGTAGACAAGAACACCTCCAGGCTTAACCCAAGTAGCAACGTGAGAGAGAAGTTCTGTTTGTAAAACTATAAGTTCGCGTACTGTCGCGGGAGTTTGTCGCCAGCGGGCATCTGCATGACGATGAAGAGTACCTAAGCCTGAACACGGTGCATCGAGAAGGACACGATCTGCAACACCGGTGAATTGAGGAAGATTGCGGCTATCACCTGTGCA comes from the Gloeocapsopsis sp. IPPAS B-1203 genome and includes:
- the purD gene encoding phosphoribosylamine--glycine ligase; the protein is MKVLVIGSGGREHAIAWKLLRSPQVELFCAPGNGGTAMLERCQNLPLSVEDFDGIGEFARSHNIDLVVVGPEVPLALGITDYLQRQGTKVFGPTRAGAQIEASKAWAKALMQEAKIPTAKAVIFHQAAAAKDYVKSQGAPIVVKADGLAAGKGVTVAETIDQAHSAIEAIFQGQFGKGEFVVIEECLTGQEASVLALTDGLTIRPLLPAQDHKRIGEGDTGENTGGMGVYAPTPIVTSDLMAEVEAKVLQSAIATLKNKGIDYRGVLYAGLMISPNGEFKVLEFNCRFGDPETQAILPLLETPLEDLLLACVEQRLAQMPPIAWKTGASACVVIAAGGYPGTYEKGKVITGIDSAEALGANVFHAGTQLTSLTPSLVTDGGRVLGVTGTGDNFEQAIALAYQAVNCIKFEKMYYRRDIGYRVKSKAVNF
- a CDS encoding deoxyribodipyrimidine photo-lyase, which encodes MSNLTLFWHRRDLRISDNTGLAAASKHQKVVGVFCLDPNILERDDVAPVRVTYMIGCLQALQQRYTEVGSELLILHDHPVQAIPRLATALNAQAVFWNWDVEPYSQERDRAVMEALKEKGIQVLHENWDQILHTPDEIYTGSNQPYTVFTPFWRNWSSKPKAEPVATLQGVTGLTSAEQETAQQAGVIPLPTAKDLGFIWDRDLIIAPGEIAAQERLEEFTYKAITEYKEQRNFPAIDGTSQLSAALKFGAIGIRTVWAATIAVLENSRSDETDTSIRAWQQELAWREFYQHAMYHFPELATGAYREAFKNFPYENNEELFQAWCEGRTGYPIVDAAMRQMNESGWMHNRCRMIVANFLTKDLLIDPRLGEKYFYQRLIDGDLSANNGGWQWSASSGMDPKPVRIFNPASQAQKFDPEGEYIRQWVPELRSVDTEYLLSGNISEQEREALGYPLPIVDHKLQQRQFKAIYAQQKGYSVIG
- a CDS encoding NUDIX hydrolase, coding for MSLKWLEWSQKLQAIAQNGLTYSQSPYDSERYQQIRQIAADIMATYAHEIPTYVCDLFSKEEGYATPKIDVRGVVFHNNQILLVKEREDGCWTLPGGWVDVGESPSNAVVREVYEESGYHTQIVKLLAIYDRNHPRHRHPPLRHHVYKLFFQCQLIGGSPAESTETSEAAFFAKQNLPELSLTRVVPSQIARLFEHYRNPDWQADFD
- a CDS encoding NUDIX hydrolase; amino-acid sequence: MPPGKEPPQLLRQHLYYRGRKFDFEVSRLRLPNQAEGDWECIRHPGGALAVPITPEGKLILLKQYRFAVQGRLLEFPAGTVELNEDPFKTIQREIQEETGYRAHQWQKLGQFFLAPGYSDEVIYAFLAQDLELLEQPPHQDIDEDMETVLMAPQELEQAILDGEAVDAKSISSFLLAKPFLNQI
- the folK gene encoding 2-amino-4-hydroxy-6-hydroxymethyldihydropteridine diphosphokinase — its product is MKTHGLCAIALGSNLGDSRNTVAAALKSLSATPHITLIAQSSWYQTAAVGPPQPDYINGCVVLQVQMAPQLILEILLDIEAQFGRIRRERWGPRSLDLDLLLYDDFILDTPTLQIPHPRMRDRAFVLVPLAEIAPNWIEPVSGKAIAQLVQEVDCSGVIRL
- a CDS encoding penicillin-binding protein 1A translates to MPWFKEQEAIRNTEPAKKTKTTPSRQQLPRRKIAKIVTQIKQLVSSSTGKHPQHRRSLWFIGIGGSAIALGGIWFSIEQSLPQTAELFTVVRDETLTIKAADGTILQQTGPATREQLKLAEIPEPLVQAFIASEDRRFYQHNGIDYQGIARATLSNLRSANVVEGGSTITQQLARILFLNQDRTIWRKLKEIRLSQKIEANLTKEQILERYLNLVYLGEGAYGVADAAWVYFSKPVDELTLPEMAMIAGLAPAPSRYSPAVNLATAQQRRNLVLQRMREDQVLDAATATAARTAPITLNTNLPKRLQVTAPYFTTYIQKELPKYVAPEVIEAGGLIVETTLNAQWQNAAETAVKNTVTNNGRWQNFEQAALVAINPRNGEIRALVGGKDFEKNQFNRATQAQRQPGSTFKGFVYTAAIATGLSPYNSYLDAPYIVEGYEPKNYSREFRGWLTMRDALTSSINTIAVKVLIDVGFDPVIKLAQQMGIKSQLQPMYSLALGSSEVNLLELTSAYGTLATQGMHVEPHGIRRILNRSGEVLYSTEHKPKRVLDPGSAAITTWMLQNVVQAGTGRPASLNRPVAGKTGTSDESRDLWFVGYIPQLVAGVWLGNDNNEPTWGNSGTAAATWRQFMMSAVEDIPVEDFSERPTLTGRKGSIKAQPIKPKRVSTRRRPSSNRNSDLSNNRRRSYRRNQSEAIAPQPRRRSRRRNERPASPPVNPGSAQTPTPPQGELRERLRNLRQSDTPRKELPPANSSSGTSDAGYVVPTKE
- a CDS encoding TerB family tellurite resistance protein, whose translation is MKEDKASVKKLVKILIGAAWVDGVIQPEEREYLHKVAIEKDVAADPEIQPLLNELKTVQPTECYEWIKEYLGEHPGSEAYQDLLEAISGLIYRDGEVATEEARLLTKLQSLDTADSSPQRAYSTVLKGIQTLYRRWVSTQS